A single window of uncultured Methanospirillum sp. DNA harbors:
- a CDS encoding N-6 DNA methylase — protein MPQLELIEAIEKRLWKSADNLRANSNFASNEYFLPVMGLIFLRHAYSRYLMVKDEIEKTLPKRGGKTRSLTKEDFSQKSAIYLRPEAQYDYLVSLPDSSDRAGAIIAAMESIEEDYALEGVLPKEEYRSLENDVLKQTLQILNPDELKQASGDVFGRIYEYFLTQFADLKAHDNGEFFTPVSLVSLIANVIEPKEGIVLDPACGSGGMFVQSAHFVERLNQSPTEHLTFKGMEKNATTIRLAKMNLTVHGLEGDILKAITYYQDPHELFAKADYVMANPPFNVDEVDADKVKNDPRLPFGLPGVNKDDKVSNGNYLWISYFYSYLNDHGRAGFVMSSQASSAGRDEAKVRQKLVETGAVEVMVSIRSNFFYTRTVPCELWFLSRAKPEEMKDSVLMIDARNVFRKVTRKIYDFSPEQEQNILAIVWLFRGETDRYLDLVSRYCETMLNEAESSVHSGDENLLNQFCRKMNLLLDTARPYIIRLPEDHAAREIFSDLDGEVSRFSDDTGGFTKATSHERKLWENQDTSNGELKKAVDRLSALADSSHNLITQVDLISKLANRLIESSEKDGQARDNDLWSGRDMNRTLKEAEGIRSDLVSDLKQVKYFWKQAHWLVDRFPEGRYRDTPGLVKLVSRAEIEANDWSLTPGRYVGVAPEEVDEEFDFEEALRDIHIELEGLNAEAAELAETIQKNFKELGI, from the coding sequence ATGCCACAACTAGAACTCATCGAAGCCATCGAGAAACGTCTCTGGAAGTCAGCTGATAATCTTCGTGCCAACTCCAACTTTGCAAGCAATGAATACTTCCTCCCGGTGATGGGACTTATCTTCCTTCGTCATGCATACAGCCGGTATCTCATGGTGAAGGATGAGATAGAAAAGACTCTTCCCAAACGTGGTGGTAAAACCCGCTCACTGACCAAGGAGGATTTCTCCCAGAAGAGTGCTATCTATCTCCGCCCTGAAGCGCAGTATGATTACCTGGTCTCTCTTCCTGATAGCAGCGATCGGGCCGGAGCAATCATCGCTGCGATGGAGTCAATAGAAGAGGATTATGCTCTTGAAGGAGTTCTCCCAAAGGAAGAATACCGGTCCCTGGAGAATGATGTTCTGAAGCAGACTCTTCAGATCCTGAACCCTGATGAGTTGAAACAGGCATCCGGTGATGTGTTTGGCAGGATTTATGAGTATTTTCTCACCCAGTTTGCTGATCTGAAGGCCCACGACAACGGAGAATTTTTCACTCCTGTCTCCCTTGTCTCACTTATCGCCAATGTCATCGAACCGAAAGAGGGAATCGTCCTCGATCCTGCCTGTGGTTCAGGAGGGATGTTTGTTCAGAGTGCTCATTTTGTGGAACGGCTCAATCAGAGTCCGACCGAGCATCTGACGTTCAAGGGCATGGAGAAGAATGCAACCACTATCAGGCTTGCCAAGATGAATCTGACCGTTCACGGTCTGGAAGGTGATATCCTGAAGGCGATCACCTATTACCAGGATCCACATGAACTCTTTGCGAAAGCAGATTATGTGATGGCAAATCCTCCCTTCAATGTTGATGAAGTGGATGCCGATAAGGTGAAGAACGATCCCCGGCTCCCGTTCGGGCTTCCCGGAGTGAACAAGGATGATAAAGTCTCAAACGGGAACTATCTCTGGATCAGTTATTTTTACAGCTATCTGAACGATCACGGCCGGGCCGGGTTTGTGATGTCTTCCCAGGCGTCAAGTGCCGGACGGGACGAAGCGAAGGTCAGGCAGAAACTGGTAGAGACCGGGGCGGTTGAGGTCATGGTCTCAATCAGGTCGAACTTCTTCTATACGAGAACGGTCCCGTGTGAACTCTGGTTTTTAAGCAGGGCCAAGCCGGAGGAGATGAAAGACTCGGTCCTGATGATCGATGCACGAAATGTCTTTCGGAAAGTGACGAGAAAGATCTACGATTTCAGCCCTGAGCAGGAGCAGAACATCCTCGCTATCGTATGGCTGTTCCGGGGTGAGACGGACCGGTACCTGGATCTGGTCTCCCGATACTGTGAAACCATGCTGAATGAGGCTGAATCTTCTGTGCATTCAGGAGATGAGAACCTCCTCAATCAGTTCTGCCGAAAGATGAATCTTCTTCTCGATACCGCACGCCCGTATATCATCAGGCTGCCTGAAGACCATGCAGCCAGGGAGATCTTTTCCGATCTTGACGGTGAAGTTTCACGGTTTTCTGATGATACCGGTGGATTTACAAAGGCTACCTCCCATGAACGAAAGCTCTGGGAGAATCAGGATACTTCGAACGGAGAATTAAAGAAAGCAGTTGACCGGCTTTCTGCTCTTGCTGATTCCAGTCACAATCTGATTACACAGGTAGATCTGATATCTAAACTTGCAAACCGGCTCATTGAGTCCAGTGAGAAGGATGGGCAGGCAAGAGATAATGACCTCTGGTCAGGGCGTGATATGAACCGGACCCTGAAGGAGGCTGAAGGTATCAGGAGCGATCTGGTTTCTGATCTGAAACAGGTGAAGTATTTCTGGAAACAGGCTCACTGGCTTGTTGACCGGTTTCCTGAGGGAAGATACCGGGACACTCCGGGACTGGTGAAATTGGTCTCCCGTGCAGAGATAGAGGCGAATGACTGGAGCCTGACTCCGGGGAGGTATGTGGGTGTTGCTCCTGAAGAGGTGGATGAGGAGTTTGATTTTGAAGAGGCTCTCCGGGATATTCATATCGAACTGGAAGGACTGAATGCAGAGGCAGCAGAGCT
- a CDS encoding PKD domain-containing protein, with protein sequence MNIPYFIEKKREYATICSNLFFLLLTGCICIVGIGYTIADSVVISNNSTFINDRPTNFPFTDVGLPPGFSYSEDPDIRTHPHFRPDGGEAGHNGTSVSSKASLQEREATDSQANAMALKLTWQRCLGGSDFDSPRSIQQSSDGGFLIGGFACSADGDCVDNHGSEDFFVAKVEASGDIAWKKCFGGSLYEEAYKIISTSDGGCLVGGITPSNDGDVTGYHGEFDIWVVKLDGSGNLVWQKCLGGSSEDWFKFVTHTVDGGFLIVGYSYSNDGDVTGNHGDRDIWVVKLDSSGELIWQKCLGGSLDEAPTSAIQTADGGFLIGGNTYSSDGDVTGNHGQTDFWVVKLDGSGNLAWQKCLGGSYDETLNTAMQTADGGYLVAGVATSNNGNVSGNFGGGDIWAVKLDSSGELIWQKCLGGTLYETPYSLIQTTDGGFLIGGFTYSPDGDVTGYHGETDIWVVKLDGSGNLVWQKCLGGSADEAPTSAIQTADGGFLIGGYTYSDDGDVTGNHGETDIWIVKLDPAGELKWQKCIGGSADESSKSIIQISDNQYVVCGGVSSSDGDIVGNHGDFDYWLGLINVNHQVTATSDSMTIAYPPGTRSYEEGTDAAYLAQAKPGADLVNVSVDGIQVGPVSNWTFSQISSDHTFATTGQLTPGQVHAFFTVNKTWGAVPLTVQFTNQSLGDPRSFLWNFGDGETSTEQDPIHTYTTPGTYSVTLQANNAWTGGVATLSHALTATAGIVPSPTPTPVPGEITAAFSADRTRDSAPMQVLFSDRSTGNPTSWVWNFGDGTFSASQNTTHIYSTKGTYSVSLTAQNSAYSGSIEKSGYITVT encoded by the coding sequence ATGAACATACCTTATTTTATTGAGAAGAAGAGAGAATATGCGACCATATGCAGCAACCTGTTTTTCCTGCTGCTGACCGGATGTATATGCATAGTCGGAATCGGTTATACCATTGCTGATTCAGTGGTTATATCCAATAATTCGACATTCATCAATGACAGACCAACAAATTTCCCTTTCACTGATGTCGGGCTCCCTCCAGGTTTCAGTTATTCAGAAGATCCGGATATAAGGACACACCCTCATTTCAGACCAGATGGGGGTGAGGCTGGACATAATGGTACCAGCGTTTCTTCAAAGGCATCCCTACAGGAAAGAGAGGCCACAGATTCACAAGCAAATGCCATGGCCCTGAAACTCACATGGCAGAGATGCCTTGGAGGGTCAGATTTTGATTCACCCCGTTCGATACAACAGAGTTCAGACGGAGGATTCCTCATCGGAGGATTCGCTTGTTCTGCTGATGGCGATTGCGTAGATAATCATGGTTCGGAAGATTTTTTTGTCGCTAAAGTGGAGGCATCTGGGGATATTGCATGGAAAAAATGTTTTGGAGGGTCATTATATGAAGAAGCATATAAAATCATCTCCACGTCCGATGGTGGGTGCCTTGTAGGAGGAATTACCCCCTCGAATGATGGAGACGTCACCGGATACCATGGGGAGTTTGATATCTGGGTGGTAAAACTGGATGGATCAGGAAACCTGGTATGGCAGAAATGCCTCGGCGGATCATCGGAAGATTGGTTCAAATTCGTGACTCATACTGTTGATGGAGGATTCCTGATCGTAGGTTATTCCTATTCCAATGATGGAGACGTCACCGGAAACCATGGGGATCGTGACATCTGGGTAGTGAAACTCGATTCTTCAGGAGAACTCATATGGCAGAAATGTCTTGGGGGATCATTGGATGAAGCTCCCACTTCAGCCATACAGACCGCTGATGGAGGATTCCTCATCGGAGGAAACACATACTCATCAGATGGAGACGTCACCGGAAACCACGGCCAGACAGACTTCTGGGTGGTAAAACTGGATGGATCAGGAAACCTGGCATGGCAGAAATGTCTTGGGGGATCATATGATGAAACTCTCAATACAGCCATGCAGACCGCTGATGGAGGGTATCTGGTAGCCGGAGTCGCAACGTCCAATAATGGTAATGTATCAGGAAACTTTGGAGGTGGAGATATCTGGGCAGTGAAACTCGATTCTTCAGGAGAACTCATATGGCAGAAGTGTTTAGGAGGAACATTGTATGAAACTCCTTATTCACTCATTCAGACCACCGATGGAGGATTCCTCATCGGAGGATTCACATATTCACCTGATGGAGACGTCACCGGATACCATGGGGAGACAGATATCTGGGTGGTAAAACTGGATGGATCAGGAAACCTGGTATGGCAGAAATGTCTTGGGGGATCAGCGGATGAAGCTCCCACTTCAGCCATACAGACCGCTGATGGAGGATTCCTCATCGGAGGATACACATACTCAGATGATGGAGACGTCACCGGAAACCATGGGGAGACAGATATCTGGATAGTGAAACTAGACCCAGCCGGAGAACTGAAATGGCAGAAATGCATAGGGGGATCAGCGGATGAATCTTCCAAATCAATCATCCAGATTTCTGATAACCAGTATGTAGTCTGCGGAGGTGTATCTTCATCTGATGGAGATATTGTAGGAAATCATGGGGATTTTGACTACTGGCTGGGACTCATCAATGTAAACCATCAGGTAACTGCCACATCCGACTCCATGACAATCGCATATCCCCCCGGAACCCGGTCATATGAAGAAGGAACCGATGCAGCATACCTTGCACAGGCAAAACCGGGTGCAGATCTCGTGAATGTCTCGGTTGATGGCATTCAGGTTGGCCCGGTGAGCAACTGGACGTTCTCGCAGATCTCTTCCGATCATACCTTTGCAACAACAGGTCAGCTGACCCCGGGGCAGGTCCATGCATTCTTCACAGTTAACAAAACCTGGGGAGCTGTTCCACTGACTGTTCAGTTCACAAACCAGTCGCTTGGAGATCCGAGATCGTTCTTATGGAATTTCGGTGATGGAGAGACGTCAACCGAACAAGATCCGATCCATACCTATACAACTCCGGGAACATACTCTGTCACACTTCAGGCAAACAATGCCTGGACCGGAGGAGTAGCTACCTTATCCCATGCCCTGACCGCAACAGCCGGGATTGTTCCCTCTCCAACCCCGACACCGGTCCCGGGGGAGATAACCGCAGCATTTTCAGCAGACCGGACGAGAGATTCTGCTCCAATGCAGGTATTGTTTTCGGATCGGTCAACAGGAAACCCGACATCCTGGGTATGGAACTTTGGTGACGGAACCTTCTCTGCTTCGCAGAATACTACCCACATTTATTCGACCAAAGGGACGTATTCGGTCAGCCTTACCGCTCAGAACAGTGCCTATTCAGGCAGTATAGAAAA